From one Paenibacillus sp. FSL K6-1330 genomic stretch:
- a CDS encoding type 1 glutamine amidotransferase domain-containing protein — translation MRLAGKKVIALVDEEFEDLELWYPVYRVREEGAEVHLAGLEKGKTYTGKYGVPAQAEYSFEELKSEDYDGILVPGGWAPDKLRRYDKVLQLVKEMNADKKPIGQICHAGWVLISAKILDGITVTSTPGIRDDMENAGAIWKDEAVVTDGHIISARRPPDLPPYGKAFCDALAQQG, via the coding sequence ATGAGATTGGCTGGAAAAAAAGTGATAGCGCTTGTAGACGAAGAATTTGAGGATCTGGAACTATGGTATCCCGTTTACCGAGTCCGGGAAGAAGGGGCCGAAGTCCATCTCGCCGGATTGGAAAAAGGAAAAACTTACACAGGCAAATATGGTGTTCCCGCTCAAGCTGAGTATTCCTTTGAAGAACTGAAAAGCGAGGATTATGATGGAATTCTCGTTCCGGGCGGCTGGGCGCCGGACAAGCTGCGCCGTTATGATAAAGTGCTGCAACTCGTTAAAGAGATGAATGCGGACAAAAAGCCGATCGGACAGATCTGCCACGCCGGATGGGTGCTCATCTCTGCCAAAATCCTGGACGGCATTACGGTGACTTCCACACCGGGAATCCGGGACGACATGGAAAATGCCGGTGCAATCTGGAAGGATGAAGCGGTCGTAACCGATGGCCATATTATTTCCGCCCGCCGTCCTCCGGATCTGCCGCCGTACGGCAAAGCCTTTTGCGATGCTCTGGCACAGCAAGGCTAA
- the ytxJ gene encoding bacillithiol system redox-active protein YtxJ: MATLTKMTTIEELRNTIESSEQRPLLLFKHSTRCPISAGAYKEVQAYLEDQPNERIDYVWIDVIADRPVSNQAAETLSIQHESPQVILVKEGAPVWHTSHSHITAEALKAQLDGI; encoded by the coding sequence ATGGCGACGTTGACGAAAATGACTACTATAGAAGAGTTACGCAACACGATTGAATCTTCCGAGCAGAGGCCCTTGCTGTTGTTCAAACATAGTACCAGATGCCCAATTAGTGCCGGAGCTTATAAGGAAGTGCAAGCTTACCTTGAGGACCAGCCGAACGAGCGGATTGACTATGTATGGATCGATGTCATTGCCGACCGTCCGGTGTCGAATCAGGCTGCGGAAACTCTAAGCATACAGCACGAATCGCCACAAGTTATTCTTGTAAAAGAAGGAGCGCCAGTCTGGCATACATCCCATTCCCATATTACGGCTGAAGCGCTGAAAGCTCAATTGGACGGCATCTAA
- the ccpA gene encoding catabolite control protein A, whose protein sequence is MTVTIYDVAREAGVSMATVSRVVNNNPNVKPQTRKKVYEAIERLGYRPNAVARGLASKKTTTVGVVIPDISNSIFAEIARGIEDIANMYHYNIILCNADKRKEKEIRVINTLLEKQVDGLLFMGGTVTDEHIQAFQTSAVPIVLCATSDERGSYPSVDIDHEQAAFDAVSTLIRHGHREIAMISGTLQDPANGYARFQGYKKALETAGIEYQEDLVRIGNYRYESGVEAMKYFLGLKKKPTAIFAATDEMAIGAIHSIQDEGYKVPDDFSIISVDNIRMASMVRPQLTTVAQPMYDLGAVAMRLLTKLMKKENVENPRVILPHETILRLSVSHVNE, encoded by the coding sequence TTGACGGTAACCATTTACGATGTTGCGCGCGAAGCAGGCGTTTCCATGGCGACGGTATCACGGGTTGTAAACAATAACCCGAACGTTAAGCCTCAGACCCGGAAAAAAGTATACGAAGCGATTGAACGTTTAGGGTATCGTCCGAATGCGGTAGCCAGAGGTCTGGCCAGCAAGAAGACCACAACCGTCGGCGTTGTGATCCCTGATATTTCGAACTCGATCTTTGCGGAGATTGCCCGTGGTATTGAGGATATTGCTAACATGTACCACTATAATATAATTTTGTGTAATGCCGACAAACGTAAGGAAAAAGAAATCCGCGTTATCAACACCTTGCTTGAGAAGCAAGTGGACGGGCTGTTGTTTATGGGTGGAACGGTGACGGACGAGCATATCCAGGCGTTCCAGACATCGGCTGTGCCGATTGTTCTTTGTGCGACAAGTGATGAGAGAGGTTCTTATCCTTCGGTCGACATTGATCATGAACAAGCTGCGTTTGATGCGGTAAGCACACTGATCCGGCACGGGCATCGTGAGATTGCCATGATCAGCGGAACGCTGCAGGATCCGGCGAACGGTTATGCACGCTTCCAAGGCTACAAGAAGGCACTGGAGACAGCTGGCATTGAGTATCAAGAGGATCTGGTGCGGATTGGTAACTATCGCTATGAGTCCGGCGTGGAAGCGATGAAATACTTCCTGGGGCTTAAGAAGAAACCGACGGCTATTTTTGCTGCTACCGATGAGATGGCAATTGGCGCTATTCATAGCATTCAGGATGAAGGCTATAAAGTGCCGGATGATTTCTCTATTATCAGCGTTGATAATATCCGGATGGCATCAATGGTTCGTCCACAGCTGACAACGGTAGCTCAACCGATGTATGATCTGGGAGCTGTAGCTATGCGTTTGCTTACCAAGCTAATGAAGAAGGAGAATGTGGAGAATCCTCGCGTGATTCTGCCGCATGAAACGATTCTTCGGCTTTCGGTTAGTCATGTGAACGAGTAA
- a CDS encoding 5'-methylthioadenosine/adenosylhomocysteine nucleosidase yields MTTQVIGLIGAMDEEVELLLSQLENKETAVRAGVTYASGTIHGKRVVVCKSGVGKVNAAVTTQILIDTYGVSKILFTGVAGALHPELNIGDIVISSSCMQHDMDVTPLGFARGLIPYQEVSDFPADPSLIELAKEACKEQAVNHYVIGKVLSGDQFIASRETVRTLYEDLNGACAEMEGAAVAQVCYMNSVPYVVIRSMSDKADGSAHVNFPEFTVKASKRSHEIVNYMLGKL; encoded by the coding sequence ATGACAACACAGGTTATCGGCCTAATCGGGGCCATGGACGAAGAAGTGGAATTGCTGCTCAGTCAACTGGAGAATAAAGAAACAGCAGTCCGTGCAGGAGTTACATATGCTTCAGGAACGATTCATGGCAAGAGAGTCGTTGTATGCAAGAGCGGGGTGGGTAAGGTGAATGCCGCGGTTACCACGCAAATCCTGATTGACACCTATGGCGTTTCTAAAATATTGTTTACCGGCGTAGCGGGTGCGCTGCATCCGGAGCTGAATATTGGCGATATCGTCATCTCTTCCTCCTGCATGCAGCACGATATGGATGTGACTCCGCTCGGCTTTGCGCGCGGTTTGATTCCGTATCAGGAAGTGTCTGATTTTCCTGCGGATCCGTCGTTGATCGAGCTGGCAAAGGAAGCGTGCAAAGAGCAGGCGGTGAATCATTACGTCATCGGGAAGGTTCTGTCCGGCGACCAGTTCATTGCCAGCCGTGAAACGGTACGGACGCTCTACGAGGATCTGAACGGGGCTTGCGCGGAAATGGAAGGTGCTGCTGTTGCCCAGGTGTGTTATATGAACAGCGTGCCATATGTGGTGATCAGATCCATGTCAGATAAGGCTGACGGCTCTGCCCATGTCAACTTCCCTGAGTTTACAGTGAAAGCTTCCAAGCGTTCGCACGAAATCGTGAACTACATGCTGGGCAAACTCTAG
- a CDS encoding GNAT family N-acetyltransferase, which translates to MEHCKVYLSHVLFPEDRRLIIEGPVPPEQLSELTMHPDLKAFRRPAEQHEALVEIAGLPEGRIIITRDQDMIVGYVTFHHPDEQERWSEGNMEDLIELGAIEVAKDYRSLGLGQQMIKTAFEEEQMERYIVFTTEYYWHWDLKGSGLNVWDYRKMMERLMKIVDMEWYATDDPEICSHPANCLMVRIGRHVPLSSQEQFDRIRFRQRFMY; encoded by the coding sequence ATGGAACACTGCAAGGTATACCTGTCTCATGTTTTGTTCCCTGAAGACCGCCGCCTGATCATCGAAGGACCTGTACCTCCCGAGCAACTATCCGAGCTAACCATGCACCCTGATCTCAAGGCTTTTCGTCGTCCTGCGGAGCAGCATGAGGCATTGGTGGAAATTGCAGGCCTGCCCGAAGGCAGAATCATCATCACGAGAGACCAAGATATGATCGTTGGATATGTAACATTTCATCACCCGGATGAGCAGGAACGCTGGTCCGAGGGCAATATGGAAGATTTGATTGAACTTGGTGCCATCGAGGTAGCAAAAGACTACCGTTCTCTGGGACTTGGGCAGCAGATGATCAAGACTGCATTTGAAGAAGAACAGATGGAGCGTTACATCGTGTTTACGACCGAGTACTACTGGCATTGGGATCTTAAAGGAAGCGGCCTTAACGTATGGGATTACCGCAAAATGATGGAACGGTTAATGAAAATCGTGGATATGGAGTGGTACGCAACCGATGATCCGGAAATCTGTTCCCATCCTGCCAACTGTCTTATGGTCAGAATCGGGCGGCACGTACCGCTTTCATCACAAGAACAATTCGATCGTATCCGTTTCAGACAGCGGTTTATGTATTAA
- the acsA gene encoding acetate--CoA ligase codes for MNQTHSEILPSEVSHSNMKSYEQARSEFSWDEIERHFTWYETGKVNMAYEAIDRHVAEGRGDKVALLYSDANREESITYAQLKEKSDKFGNVLRKYGVGKGDRVFIFMPRGPELYAGLLGILKVGAVVGPLFEAFMETAVKDRLEDSGAVALITTPALLSRVKRDELPELKHIFVVGEIEEEDSRLVSYHEEVEAASSELEIEWLEREDGLIMHYTSGSTGKPKGVYHVQNAMIQHYYTGKVVLDLREDDIYWCTADPGWVTGTSYGIFAPWLNGVTNVIRGGRFSPQDWYSTLVNNKVTVWYSAPTAFRMLMGAGSDLIDQYDLSHVRHILSVGEPLNPEVVRWGHKAYKQRIHDTWWMTETGGQLICNYPGMAIKPGSMGRPVPGITAKILDDQGREVPPYTMGNLAIKTPWPSMMRKIWNNEAKYEEYFRIPGWYISGDSAYMDEEGYFWFQGRIDDVINSSGERIGPFEVESKLVEHPAVAEAGVIGKPDVTRGEIIKAFISLREGYTPTQELKDEIYRFVKEGLSAHAAPREIEFKDKLPKTRSGKIMRRVLKAWELDLPTGDLSTIED; via the coding sequence ATGAATCAAACGCATAGCGAAATATTGCCAAGTGAAGTTTCACATTCCAATATGAAGAGTTACGAGCAGGCACGCTCCGAGTTTTCATGGGACGAAATCGAGAGACATTTTACTTGGTATGAGACGGGCAAAGTAAATATGGCGTATGAAGCTATTGATCGTCATGTAGCAGAGGGGCGAGGAGACAAGGTAGCTCTCCTGTACAGTGACGCCAATCGCGAGGAATCTATTACTTATGCGCAGTTGAAAGAGAAATCCGACAAGTTCGGTAATGTACTCCGCAAATATGGTGTTGGCAAGGGTGATCGGGTATTTATCTTTATGCCGCGCGGCCCTGAGCTCTATGCCGGTTTGCTGGGCATTCTGAAGGTAGGCGCCGTGGTCGGCCCATTGTTCGAGGCGTTTATGGAAACGGCGGTAAAGGACCGTCTGGAGGACAGTGGTGCTGTTGCACTGATTACGACGCCTGCACTGTTGTCACGTGTGAAGCGAGACGAGTTGCCTGAACTGAAACATATTTTTGTTGTTGGCGAGATTGAGGAGGAGGACTCGCGGCTAGTAAGCTACCACGAGGAAGTAGAGGCTGCATCAAGTGAGCTGGAGATTGAATGGCTTGAGCGGGAAGATGGATTGATCATGCACTATACATCAGGCTCTACCGGGAAACCGAAGGGCGTGTATCACGTGCAGAATGCCATGATTCAGCATTATTATACGGGCAAGGTTGTTTTGGATTTAAGGGAAGATGATATATATTGGTGCACGGCGGACCCGGGTTGGGTAACCGGTACGTCCTATGGTATTTTTGCACCGTGGTTGAATGGGGTTACCAATGTCATTCGCGGAGGCCGTTTCAGTCCACAGGATTGGTACAGCACGTTGGTGAACAATAAGGTAACGGTATGGTACAGCGCTCCGACCGCTTTCCGCATGTTGATGGGTGCCGGTTCCGACCTTATCGACCAATATGATTTGAGCCATGTACGGCATATTTTATCTGTTGGTGAGCCGCTTAATCCCGAGGTGGTGCGTTGGGGACACAAGGCTTATAAGCAGCGTATCCATGACACATGGTGGATGACAGAGACGGGCGGACAGCTGATCTGTAATTACCCGGGCATGGCGATCAAGCCAGGATCCATGGGGCGTCCGGTGCCGGGCATTACAGCTAAGATTTTGGACGATCAGGGGAGAGAAGTGCCTCCGTACACGATGGGTAATTTGGCCATCAAGACACCTTGGCCGTCCATGATGAGAAAAATTTGGAACAACGAGGCGAAGTATGAAGAATACTTCCGAATTCCGGGCTGGTACATTTCAGGTGATTCGGCATATATGGATGAAGAAGGATACTTCTGGTTCCAGGGCAGAATAGACGATGTGATTAATTCGTCCGGTGAACGAATCGGACCGTTCGAAGTGGAGAGCAAGTTGGTTGAGCATCCCGCTGTCGCTGAAGCAGGCGTGATCGGTAAGCCTGATGTAACCCGTGGCGAGATCATAAAGGCCTTTATCTCCTTACGTGAGGGGTATACACCTACTCAGGAGCTCAAGGATGAAATCTACCGTTTCGTAAAGGAAGGACTTTCCGCTCATGCCGCACCTCGTGAAATTGAGTTTAAGGATAAACTTCCGAAGACGCGCTCTGGTAAGATCATGCGCCGCGTATTGAAAGCGTGGGAACTGGATCTTCCGACAGGCGATTTGTCCACGATTGAAGATTAA
- a CDS encoding transglycosylase domain-containing protein produces the protein MVEEKKQEPEKQKKPRKRSFLRVLGSVIGWLFVVGLMGVLFAGGAIGGYVTSIVENEPVRSRALIENTVNDNAITGFAYFADGSPIGQLRTEEDRRPVEFKDIPQLVKDAVVSIEDNRFYTHKGVDIKGTARAVKERVLNESVQTGGSTLTQQLARLTFLSRDKTDNRKVKEMLLAMRMERFLSKDQILTAYLNKVPYGNGSSGYQLFGIKAAAKGIFNINNLNDLNVAQAAYLAGLPQLPSSYSAFNGKGEFDEKSFNRAINRQHRVLGSMLEEGKITQTEYEEAQAFDIKKSLAPRTQKAYVTYPYLMMEVERQASNILMKLSEEAEENAKGTQANSDLMDASRAQLSTGGYRVYTTIDRTLYKTMRSIAENDSNYVPDSAEKGMEQTAAMMIDNKTGAILGMIEGRDFNTEQMNYATQMKRQPGSAMKPIAAYLPALDSGAIQPASVVDDSPIILKDYSKVFHIPKNSYSGYRGLMTARQALNNSTNTVALKLFNNTVGIEKAWEFSKKLGITTLEEDDYNASTGVLGGLHYGVTVEELTNAYSAIGNQGKFTDAFMIEKIVDSKGNIVYKHEVKPEQVFSEQTAYLMTDMLRTVITNGTGSKVRDTYKKFNEVPVVGKTGSTQNYGDVWFMGYSPDVTLGVWVGYKEQKNTLVGDQRKHAQAIWARIMNEVTDVKPELFPTKTFEKPEGITSKTVSAYSGKLPTALTDRFVTDLFNVKFVPTESDDGIAKAKYITYRGVNYIPQEATPLDMLREQIVIKREKPLDELIVELQNALKVMKGEKRSLESYLPQDAKKGMPSKVDPRTDDGKAPTPPKNVHYSMGSGSISFNASGSPDVVGYRLFKSVNGSPFTHQGQVVLGDESLVFSGLGADGMFTSYYVVAVDVAGKTSEPSAIVGGTAPGFEVPGDNDTNPDDDIDNPDDGITEGDPNDDLELGNEGATTVPSAPGQPTLGATPEGFQATWSGNAPEEEVMVYNIYISPNSDGNYQLLGSSKSTEFYYSSGNPIGGTFRVTAVNPIGESAASPAVYFEKK, from the coding sequence ATGGTTGAGGAGAAAAAACAAGAGCCTGAAAAACAGAAGAAACCGCGTAAACGGTCCTTTCTGCGGGTACTCGGATCCGTCATCGGATGGCTCTTTGTGGTAGGTCTGATGGGCGTTTTGTTCGCCGGAGGAGCCATAGGTGGCTACGTAACCTCTATTGTTGAGAATGAGCCGGTAAGATCCAGGGCTCTCATCGAGAATACGGTGAACGATAATGCTATAACGGGCTTCGCCTACTTCGCAGATGGCTCACCGATCGGGCAGCTTAGAACCGAAGAAGACAGACGACCTGTGGAATTCAAGGATATTCCCCAGCTTGTGAAGGATGCCGTCGTATCCATAGAAGATAACCGTTTTTATACACATAAGGGTGTTGACATAAAAGGTACCGCTCGCGCCGTTAAGGAACGCGTGCTGAACGAGTCGGTTCAAACCGGCGGCAGCACGTTGACGCAACAGCTGGCCAGGCTCACTTTTTTAAGTCGCGACAAAACCGATAACCGCAAGGTCAAAGAAATGCTGCTGGCCATGCGGATGGAACGCTTTTTGAGTAAAGACCAAATTTTAACAGCCTATTTGAACAAGGTTCCTTACGGTAACGGTTCCAGCGGATACCAACTGTTCGGGATCAAGGCTGCGGCAAAAGGTATATTTAACATTAACAATCTGAATGATCTGAATGTGGCTCAAGCTGCATATTTGGCAGGTCTTCCGCAGCTACCGTCCTCCTACTCTGCCTTTAACGGCAAGGGGGAATTTGACGAGAAATCATTCAACCGTGCAATAAACCGCCAGCACCGCGTACTGGGAAGCATGCTGGAAGAAGGTAAAATAACGCAAACTGAGTATGAAGAGGCCCAGGCATTCGATATCAAAAAATCGCTTGCTCCTCGCACGCAGAAGGCCTATGTGACTTATCCTTATCTCATGATGGAAGTAGAGCGCCAAGCATCGAATATCCTGATGAAGCTGAGCGAGGAAGCCGAAGAGAACGCAAAAGGCACGCAAGCGAACTCCGATCTGATGGATGCATCCCGAGCTCAGCTCAGCACCGGCGGTTACCGTGTTTACACCACCATCGACCGGACATTATACAAGACCATGCGATCCATCGCAGAGAATGACAGCAACTACGTGCCTGACAGCGCGGAAAAAGGAATGGAGCAAACCGCCGCGATGATGATCGACAACAAAACCGGCGCCATTCTCGGGATGATTGAGGGCAGGGATTTTAACACAGAACAAATGAACTACGCTACGCAAATGAAACGACAACCTGGATCTGCCATGAAACCTATTGCCGCCTATTTACCGGCACTCGATTCGGGGGCGATTCAGCCTGCCAGCGTGGTGGACGATTCACCGATCATCTTAAAGGACTACAGCAAAGTGTTCCATATTCCTAAAAACTCGTACAGCGGGTATAGGGGATTGATGACGGCAAGACAGGCACTGAACAATTCAACCAATACGGTGGCGCTCAAGTTGTTTAACAACACGGTTGGCATCGAGAAGGCTTGGGAGTTTTCCAAGAAGCTGGGTATCACTACCTTGGAGGAAGACGATTATAATGCTTCCACCGGTGTACTGGGGGGGCTGCATTACGGGGTGACAGTGGAAGAACTCACTAATGCATACAGTGCCATCGGCAACCAAGGCAAATTCACGGACGCCTTCATGATTGAGAAAATCGTGGATTCCAAAGGCAATATTGTCTATAAACACGAAGTAAAGCCGGAGCAGGTATTCTCTGAACAAACCGCGTATCTCATGACGGATATGCTTCGTACCGTCATTACGAACGGAACAGGCAGCAAGGTCAGAGACACGTACAAGAAATTTAATGAGGTTCCGGTTGTTGGTAAAACCGGATCCACCCAGAACTACGGGGATGTCTGGTTCATGGGATACTCGCCTGACGTTACGCTTGGCGTATGGGTTGGATATAAGGAACAAAAAAATACGCTCGTCGGAGACCAGCGCAAGCACGCCCAGGCCATTTGGGCCAGAATCATGAACGAAGTAACGGACGTGAAACCGGAGCTGTTCCCGACCAAAACGTTCGAGAAACCTGAAGGCATAACGTCCAAGACAGTTTCAGCTTACAGCGGCAAGCTGCCGACGGCCTTAACGGACAGATTCGTAACGGATCTGTTTAATGTGAAGTTTGTGCCTACCGAAAGCGATGACGGTATCGCAAAAGCGAAATACATCACCTATCGGGGTGTAAATTATATTCCACAGGAAGCGACGCCTTTGGATATGTTGAGAGAACAAATCGTAATCAAGCGTGAGAAGCCCCTTGATGAGCTGATTGTAGAACTGCAGAACGCCTTGAAGGTCATGAAAGGTGAAAAGAGATCGCTGGAGTCTTATCTTCCCCAGGACGCGAAGAAAGGGATGCCAAGCAAGGTTGACCCTAGAACAGATGACGGCAAAGCCCCTACCCCACCGAAAAACGTACATTATTCGATGGGCAGCGGCTCCATCAGCTTTAATGCCAGTGGATCTCCTGATGTTGTCGGATACCGGCTCTTTAAGTCCGTTAACGGCAGTCCGTTTACACATCAAGGGCAGGTGGTGCTCGGCGACGAGAGCCTTGTCTTCTCGGGACTTGGAGCTGACGGAATGTTTACTTCCTATTACGTTGTTGCCGTTGACGTAGCCGGCAAAACATCTGAACCAAGCGCTATTGTGGGCGGTACAGCACCTGGATTCGAAGTTCCAGGCGATAACGACACGAATCCGGATGACGACATCGATAATCCTGATGACGGCATCACAGAGGGAGATCCCAATGACGACCTGGAACTTGGGAATGAAGGCGCTACTACCGTACCGTCTGCACCAGGTCAGCCGACCCTTGGGGCTACCCCTGAGGGCTTCCAGGCCACCTGGAGCGGCAATGCTCCAGAGGAAGAAGTAATGGTCTACAACATCTACATCAGTCCGAACAGTGATGGCAATTACCAGCTTCTTGGCTCAAGTAAGAGCACGGAGTTCTACTACTCCTCGGGTAACCCAATCGGCGGTACCTTTAGAGTAACTGCCGTAAATCCAATCGGTGAATCTGCAGCTTCACCGGCCGTATATTTTGAGAAAAAATAG
- the tyrS gene encoding tyrosine--tRNA ligase: protein MKWDVLSNVQQQEVERQMEVISRGAVEIIPEEEMRQKVMTSVVTGEPLRVKLGMDPSAPDLHVGHTVVLQKLRQFQELGHEVQLIIGDFTGRIGDPTGKSETRKQLSEEDVRRHAETYRKQIYKVLDPEKTKVYYNSEWLAPMTFAEVVGLSAKVTVARMLERDDFTKRYQGGLPISIHEFFYPLMQGMDSVALKTDVELGGTDQKFNLLMGRTLQKEYGTEPQVAITMPLIEGLDGIQKMSKSLGNYIGIDEEPNEIYGKSMSVPDELMLKHFGLATDMAGEEVTRLEKGLRDGSVHPRDAKMSLSHTLVRMYHGREAADAAQQHFVTVFQQKALPEDIEDYIVPEGELEEGKITLIKMLTLLGFAASNGEARRSIQQGAVKWNGEKCSDTHGEIAPQDGDVVQVGKRKFARLKFS from the coding sequence ATGAAATGGGATGTGTTATCGAATGTCCAGCAGCAGGAGGTGGAACGCCAGATGGAGGTGATCTCCCGTGGAGCGGTGGAGATCATTCCGGAAGAAGAGATGAGGCAGAAGGTGATGACATCGGTCGTAACCGGCGAGCCGCTGCGCGTGAAGCTGGGAATGGACCCGTCAGCGCCCGATCTTCACGTCGGGCATACCGTCGTGCTGCAGAAGCTGCGTCAGTTCCAGGAACTCGGACATGAAGTACAGCTCATCATCGGGGACTTTACTGGCAGGATCGGAGATCCGACAGGCAAATCCGAGACGCGCAAGCAATTGTCAGAAGAGGATGTGAGGCGTCATGCGGAAACGTACAGGAAACAAATATACAAAGTATTGGATCCAGAAAAAACGAAGGTATACTACAACTCCGAGTGGCTTGCGCCGATGACTTTTGCTGAAGTGGTCGGCTTATCGGCAAAGGTTACGGTGGCACGGATGCTGGAGCGCGATGATTTTACTAAACGTTACCAGGGCGGGCTTCCGATCAGCATCCACGAGTTCTTTTACCCGTTGATGCAGGGTATGGATTCTGTAGCGCTTAAGACCGATGTCGAGCTTGGGGGAACGGACCAGAAGTTTAACCTGCTGATGGGGCGGACCCTGCAGAAGGAGTATGGCACAGAGCCTCAGGTTGCGATCACGATGCCGCTTATCGAAGGACTTGACGGTATACAGAAGATGAGTAAGAGCTTGGGGAATTACATCGGTATCGATGAAGAGCCAAATGAGATTTACGGTAAATCCATGTCCGTTCCGGACGAACTTATGCTTAAGCACTTCGGCTTGGCCACCGATATGGCAGGTGAGGAGGTAACCAGACTGGAGAAGGGGCTTCGGGACGGAAGCGTTCATCCCCGGGATGCCAAGATGAGTCTCTCGCACACTCTCGTTCGGATGTATCATGGGAGGGAGGCTGCGGATGCCGCACAGCAGCATTTTGTGACCGTGTTCCAGCAGAAGGCACTTCCTGAAGACATTGAGGATTATATTGTACCCGAAGGAGAACTGGAGGAAGGAAAGATTACGCTTATCAAAATGCTGACACTGCTCGGTTTTGCCGCTTCCAATGGTGAGGCCAGACGCAGTATCCAGCAGGGGGCTGTAAAATGGAATGGAGAAAAGTGCAGCGACACCCACGGTGAAATCGCTCCTCAAGACGGGGATGTGGTTCAAGTAGGCAAGCGTAAATTTGCCAGATTGAAGTTTTCTTAA
- the rpsD gene encoding 30S ribosomal protein S4, whose protein sequence is MARYTGPKFKLSRRLGISLSGTGKELAKRPFPPGQHGPNQRRKISNYGMQLQEKQKLRHMYGLGEKQFKTLFNKATGMKGIAGENFMFLLESRLDNLVYRLGFSNSRAGARQLVAHGHVTVNGKKVDIASYAVSTGDVIGLRERSRSLSSIKEALANRVHLPAYLEFDEAAMEGKYIRLPERSELSQDIDEKQIVEFYNR, encoded by the coding sequence ATGGCACGTTACACCGGTCCTAAATTTAAATTAAGCCGTCGTCTGGGAATCTCCCTGAGCGGTACAGGTAAAGAATTGGCTAAACGCCCTTTCCCTCCAGGTCAGCATGGTCCTAACCAACGGAGAAAAATTAGCAACTACGGTATGCAGCTTCAAGAAAAGCAAAAGCTGCGTCACATGTACGGCTTGGGCGAGAAGCAATTTAAAACCTTGTTTAACAAAGCAACTGGCATGAAAGGTATCGCTGGTGAGAACTTTATGTTCCTGCTTGAGAGCCGTCTGGACAACCTGGTTTACCGTCTTGGCTTCAGCAACTCCCGTGCGGGTGCTCGTCAATTGGTAGCTCACGGTCACGTGACTGTGAACGGCAAGAAAGTCGATATCGCTTCTTACGCTGTAAGCACTGGCGATGTAATCGGTCTTCGTGAAAGAAGCCGTAGCCTCTCTTCCATCAAGGAAGCTTTGGCTAACCGCGTACATCTTCCAGCTTACCTTGAGTTTGATGAAGCAGCAATGGAAGGGAAATACATCCGTCTTCCAGAACGTTCCGAACTTTCCCAAGATATCGATGAGAAACAAATCGTCGAATTCTACAACCGTTAA